In Flavobacterium endoglycinae, one DNA window encodes the following:
- a CDS encoding glycoside hydrolase family 140 protein: MNLKIKSLYALCIPFMFAAQSGFAQSAKTKALLPEIKVSKNQHYFVTENEKPFFWLGDTGWLTFGKLDRPGIEKYFKDRKDKGFNVVQVMVLHNINAVNVYGDAALINEDVSKPLITAGNDFKDPKQYDYWDHVDYTLDVAQKNGIYVAMVPVWGTNVSKGNKVSKEQATEYAQFLANRYKSRTNVIWLNGGDTHGNEFQDIWNAIGNTLKTNNPNQLVTFHPFGRTDSSENFHNEKWLDFNMFQSGHRRYDQDSIKTNFKEDNYKFVLRDFKLKPTKPTLDGEPSYEGIPHGLHDTLQPKWTANDVRRYGYWSVLSGAAGYTYGHNAVMQMFRKGDKPAYGNKELWTSAINAPGAKQMVYIKKLMEEFPFLEGTPDVSLVVNQGEKYDYIPAIKGEKYALLYTYNGRIIEVKLGKIAGDKFEATWYNPRNGKKTKIGIFENKEGTQNFQPEGKNEDGNDWVLILKSK; this comes from the coding sequence ATGAATCTGAAAATAAAATCTTTATACGCTCTTTGTATACCCTTTATGTTTGCAGCACAAAGCGGATTTGCGCAATCTGCTAAAACAAAAGCATTACTGCCTGAAATCAAAGTATCTAAAAATCAGCATTATTTTGTAACCGAAAACGAAAAACCATTTTTCTGGTTGGGTGACACAGGCTGGCTCACATTCGGAAAATTGGATAGACCGGGAATTGAGAAATACTTTAAAGACAGAAAAGACAAAGGATTCAATGTCGTTCAGGTCATGGTTTTGCACAACATCAATGCTGTTAACGTTTATGGTGATGCGGCCTTAATAAACGAAGACGTTTCAAAACCATTGATTACAGCTGGAAATGATTTCAAAGATCCAAAACAATACGATTACTGGGATCATGTAGATTATACGTTAGACGTAGCTCAGAAAAACGGAATTTACGTTGCAATGGTTCCAGTTTGGGGAACAAACGTTTCAAAAGGAAATAAAGTAAGCAAAGAACAAGCAACAGAATATGCTCAGTTTTTGGCTAATCGATATAAAAGCAGAACCAACGTGATTTGGTTAAACGGTGGAGACACGCACGGAAACGAATTCCAAGATATCTGGAATGCTATTGGAAATACTTTAAAAACCAACAATCCAAATCAGTTAGTGACTTTTCACCCGTTTGGGAGAACCGATTCTTCAGAGAACTTCCACAACGAAAAATGGTTAGATTTCAATATGTTCCAATCAGGACACAGAAGATACGATCAGGATTCTATAAAAACCAATTTCAAAGAAGACAATTACAAATTTGTCTTAAGAGATTTCAAATTAAAGCCAACAAAACCTACACTTGACGGAGAACCTTCATACGAAGGAATTCCACACGGTTTACACGACACTTTACAGCCAAAATGGACCGCAAACGATGTACGCCGTTACGGATATTGGTCGGTTTTATCAGGAGCCGCAGGTTACACATACGGACACAACGCCGTAATGCAAATGTTCAGAAAAGGCGATAAACCAGCTTACGGAAATAAAGAATTATGGACATCAGCAATCAATGCACCTGGAGCTAAACAAATGGTTTATATCAAGAAATTAATGGAAGAATTTCCATTTTTAGAAGGGACTCCAGATGTTTCTTTAGTGGTTAACCAAGGAGAAAAATACGATTATATTCCGGCCATAAAAGGAGAAAAATATGCTTTGCTTTACACTTACAACGGAAGAATTATAGAAGTAAAACTAGGAAAAATTGCCGGTGATAAATTCGAAGCGACTTGGTACAATCCAAGAAACGGCAAGAAAACCAAAATCGGAATATTTGAAAATAAAGAAGGAACTCAAAATTTTCAGCCAGAAGGCAAAAATGAAGATGGAAATGACTGGGTTTTGATTTTGAAGTCAAAGTAA
- a CDS encoding glycoside hydrolase family 28 protein, with product MKKNILFILCFITSLTAFAHDGWYNILNEGGNNKGQKCTQAIQNAIEKASKNGGGTIYFPAGEYLTGALTLRNNITIHLDSGALLKFSESFDDFLPYVEMRYEGIVMKSFQPLFYAKDVENITITGRGVIDGQGKAWWNEVYRIETAKEPLPPTKYQTMWEEQNKGLYTEPYYKRTVDKKFFRPSFFQAYNCKNILIEGVTFKNSPFWTINPEFCDNVTVTGISIFNPHSPNTDGINPSSCTNVHISNCHISVGDDCITIKSGRDGDGRKYGKATENVTITNCTMLSGHGGVVIGSEMSGGIKKITISNCVFDGTDRGIRIKSARGRGGVVEDIRVDNIVMKNIKEEAFVLSLFYDKGTTVEPVTEKTPIFRNIHMSNITASNVNKAGQILGITEMPIQNITFSNINIDGKEGFTVSTATDVEFHDVKVNATAGSSFKISDSKNVILDNVGSSTPIKGVPVIKLDNVSNVLINNNFPFNPTDIFIEADGKETKNIFLKNNVLNNVTTKIKKGVSLDKKAVTE from the coding sequence ATGAAAAAAAATATACTATTTATACTCTGTTTCATCACCAGTCTAACAGCATTCGCACACGACGGCTGGTACAACATCTTAAACGAAGGCGGAAACAACAAAGGTCAAAAATGCACTCAAGCCATTCAGAATGCAATCGAAAAAGCATCTAAAAATGGCGGAGGAACGATTTATTTCCCAGCAGGAGAATACTTAACAGGAGCATTAACGCTAAGAAACAACATCACGATTCATTTAGATTCAGGAGCGCTTTTAAAGTTCTCAGAAAGCTTCGATGATTTTTTGCCTTATGTAGAAATGCGTTACGAAGGAATTGTAATGAAAAGCTTCCAGCCTTTATTTTATGCAAAAGACGTTGAAAACATCACCATCACAGGAAGAGGTGTAATCGACGGACAAGGAAAAGCATGGTGGAATGAAGTGTATAGAATCGAAACTGCCAAAGAACCGCTGCCTCCAACCAAATACCAAACCATGTGGGAAGAGCAAAACAAAGGACTTTACACAGAACCTTATTACAAGAGAACAGTTGACAAGAAATTCTTCAGACCTTCTTTTTTTCAGGCGTATAACTGCAAAAACATTTTAATCGAAGGCGTTACTTTCAAAAATTCACCTTTTTGGACGATTAACCCAGAATTCTGCGATAATGTAACCGTAACTGGAATTTCGATTTTTAATCCACATTCGCCGAATACTGACGGAATTAACCCATCTTCTTGCACTAATGTTCACATTTCAAACTGCCATATCAGTGTTGGAGATGACTGTATTACCATCAAATCGGGTAGAGATGGAGACGGTCGCAAATACGGAAAAGCGACAGAAAACGTGACCATTACAAACTGCACGATGTTAAGCGGTCATGGCGGAGTGGTTATTGGAAGTGAGATGTCGGGCGGAATCAAAAAAATAACGATTTCAAACTGCGTTTTCGACGGAACTGACAGAGGAATTCGTATCAAGTCGGCTCGTGGAAGAGGTGGAGTGGTTGAAGATATTCGAGTGGATAATATCGTAATGAAAAACATCAAAGAAGAAGCTTTTGTATTAAGCCTTTTTTACGACAAAGGAACTACAGTTGAGCCTGTAACAGAAAAAACGCCAATTTTTAGAAACATTCACATGAGCAACATTACCGCTTCAAACGTGAATAAAGCAGGTCAGATTTTAGGAATTACCGAAATGCCGATTCAAAACATCACTTTTTCAAACATCAACATCGACGGAAAAGAAGGTTTTACAGTAAGCACAGCAACAGATGTTGAGTTTCATGATGTAAAAGTAAACGCAACAGCGGGTTCCTCGTTTAAAATTTCAGATTCGAAAAATGTTATTTTAGACAACGTTGGATCTTCAACACCGATAAAAGGAGTTCCGGTTATCAAATTAGACAATGTTTCTAATGTTTTGATTAATAATAATTTCCCCTTTAATCCGACCGATATTTTTATTGAAGCAGATGGAAAAGAAACGAAAAATATTTTCTTGAAAAACAATGTTTTAAACAACGTAACAACGAAAATTAAAAAAGGAGTTTCTTTAGATAAAAAAGCGGTTACAGAATAA
- a CDS encoding glycoside hydrolase family 43 protein encodes MKKIIILLTFSLFAVSYAQKKKELYLFTSFREPATEGLYLAYSEDGYNWKGLEGSFLKPEIGASKIMRDPSITKGADGTYHMVWTTDWKGGNGFGYASSKDLMHWSEQQYIPVMKNEPEVVNVWAPEIFYDDVKKEYIIIWASTIPFRFPKGVEEEKNNHRMYYVTTKDFKTFSDTKLYYDPGFSVIDCVIVKKGKKEYVLVLKDNTRPMRNIKVAFGKSPLGPFEKSSEPLTEYLSEGPTVVKVGKNWLLYYDNYGSKNYKALSTSDFVHFEDVSSKISLPEGHKHGTITTISSEVLKGLIDKK; translated from the coding sequence ATGAAAAAAATAATCATCCTATTAACCTTTTCACTTTTTGCGGTATCTTACGCGCAGAAAAAGAAAGAACTCTATCTTTTTACGTCGTTTAGAGAACCCGCAACAGAAGGTTTGTATTTGGCGTACAGCGAAGACGGGTATAATTGGAAAGGTTTGGAAGGTTCATTTTTAAAACCAGAAATTGGAGCCAGTAAAATCATGCGCGATCCGTCGATTACAAAAGGAGCAGACGGAACGTATCATATGGTTTGGACAACGGATTGGAAGGGCGGAAATGGTTTTGGCTACGCAAGTTCAAAAGACTTGATGCATTGGTCGGAACAGCAATATATTCCAGTTATGAAAAACGAACCTGAAGTAGTAAACGTTTGGGCACCGGAGATTTTTTACGACGATGTGAAAAAGGAATACATTATTATTTGGGCATCGACAATTCCGTTTCGATTTCCAAAAGGCGTGGAAGAAGAGAAAAACAACCACAGAATGTATTATGTAACGACTAAAGATTTTAAAACTTTTTCGGATACAAAATTATATTACGATCCAGGTTTTAGCGTAATTGACTGTGTGATTGTCAAAAAAGGAAAGAAAGAGTATGTTTTGGTTTTAAAAGACAACACAAGACCCATGCGAAACATAAAAGTAGCTTTTGGAAAATCGCCTTTAGGTCCGTTTGAAAAGAGTTCTGAACCTTTAACCGAATATTTATCAGAAGGTCCAACAGTGGTGAAAGTAGGTAAAAATTGGTTGTTATATTATGATAATTACGGTTCAAAAAATTATAAAGCTTTAAGTACTTCAGATTTTGTTCATTTTGAAGATGTTTCATCTAAAATAAGTCTTCCAGAAGGACACAAACACGGAACGATTACAACAATTTCAAGCGAAGTTTTAAAAGGATTAATTGATAAAAAATAA
- a CDS encoding sialidase/neuraminidase family protein yields MITFQNIKTNIITTATILLIGTAVNAQNDTVRYVGKTLSNIDYHHGMLSPAVGVHATQIIRASREHPEKADGFGWTYNHQPMMAYWNNTFYLHYLSDPSGEHIPPSQTLIMSSKDGVTWTKPEVIFPIYRIPDGWKKEGVEGVAKDLDAIMHQRMGFYTSKDKRLFALAYYGIAMDEKDDPNDGKGIGRVIREIKKDGSFGEIYFIRYNKTWDKSKSKFPFYTASKDKGFKKACEEILSNPLLLQQWVEEADRDDELIPLQKPYKAFSYYHLPNGNVVGLWKHALTSISRDGGKSWDYMPLRAPGFVNSNAKIWGQKTSDNRYATLYNPSEYRWPLAISTSDDGLNYKDLLLVHGEVSPMRYGGNYKSAGPQYVRGITEGDGTPPDGKIWVAYSMNKEDIWVASIPVPVTSVVTENVNDVFNTLPNGEELKFWNTYDLAWASTKIEKKADGKKWLTLRDQDYFDYSRAERVIPFAAKMEAVFSVMPEQNNHGLLQIEFQNKQGLPSVRLIFDSDGELKVKNGARLSSVAKYEANKAYKIAVKLDAKNRQYTIKVNDEKESTKILYAPTDGFERIMFRTGEQRYSPNPDTAPDTDDYDDLPQTGKQIPEAVFNIESLITKKI; encoded by the coding sequence ATGATTACTTTCCAAAACATAAAAACCAACATCATCACTACAGCTACAATTCTTTTAATTGGCACAGCTGTAAATGCCCAAAACGACACTGTTCGTTATGTTGGTAAAACACTTTCAAACATTGATTACCATCACGGAATGTTAAGTCCTGCAGTTGGAGTTCACGCTACGCAAATCATACGTGCAAGCCGTGAACATCCAGAAAAAGCAGACGGTTTTGGATGGACGTACAATCACCAGCCGATGATGGCATATTGGAATAATACCTTTTACCTGCATTATTTAAGCGATCCTTCTGGCGAACATATTCCGCCGAGTCAGACTTTAATCATGAGTTCTAAAGACGGGGTAACTTGGACAAAACCAGAAGTTATTTTCCCGATTTACAGAATTCCTGACGGATGGAAAAAAGAAGGCGTAGAAGGCGTTGCCAAAGATCTGGATGCCATTATGCACCAAAGAATGGGCTTTTATACGTCAAAAGACAAACGACTTTTTGCTTTGGCGTATTACGGAATCGCAATGGATGAAAAAGACGACCCAAATGATGGAAAAGGAATTGGACGTGTCATTCGCGAAATCAAAAAAGATGGAAGTTTTGGCGAAATCTATTTCATCAGATACAATAAAACTTGGGACAAATCAAAATCGAAGTTCCCATTTTATACCGCTTCAAAAGACAAAGGATTCAAAAAAGCCTGCGAAGAAATTTTATCCAATCCGTTACTTTTACAGCAATGGGTTGAAGAAGCCGATCGCGACGACGAATTGATTCCGTTACAGAAACCATACAAAGCATTTAGCTATTACCATTTGCCAAATGGAAATGTAGTTGGTTTATGGAAACATGCTTTAACGTCTATCAGCAGAGACGGAGGAAAATCTTGGGATTATATGCCGCTGCGTGCACCAGGTTTTGTAAACAGTAATGCTAAAATCTGGGGACAAAAAACGTCTGATAATCGGTATGCAACGCTTTACAATCCGTCAGAATACCGTTGGCCTTTGGCAATTTCTACAAGTGATGACGGATTGAATTATAAAGATTTATTGCTGGTTCATGGCGAAGTAAGTCCGATGCGTTATGGCGGAAACTACAAATCTGCAGGACCTCAATATGTACGCGGAATCACAGAAGGCGACGGAACTCCGCCAGACGGAAAAATCTGGGTGGCTTACAGCATGAACAAAGAAGACATTTGGGTAGCTTCGATTCCTGTTCCAGTGACGTCGGTGGTGACAGAAAATGTAAATGATGTTTTCAATACGCTTCCAAACGGAGAAGAATTGAAATTTTGGAATACTTATGATCTTGCTTGGGCATCCACAAAAATTGAAAAGAAAGCTGATGGCAAAAAATGGCTGACTTTGAGAGATCAGGATTATTTTGATTATTCTCGCGCTGAAAGAGTAATTCCTTTTGCAGCAAAAATGGAAGCTGTTTTTAGCGTAATGCCAGAACAAAATAATCATGGTTTATTGCAGATTGAATTCCAAAATAAACAAGGTTTACCATCAGTAAGATTAATTTTTGATTCTGATGGAGAATTAAAAGTGAAAAACGGTGCTCGTTTGAGTTCGGTTGCGAAATACGAAGCCAATAAAGCGTATAAAATTGCAGTTAAATTAGATGCTAAAAACCGTCAATACACTATAAAAGTAAACGACGAAAAAGAGTCAACAAAGATATTGTATGCGCCAACAGATGGTTTTGAACGAATTATGTTCCGCACAGGAGAACAGAGATATTCGCCAAATCCTGACACAGCGCCAGACACAGACGATTACGATGACCTGCCTCAAACCGGAAAACAAATCCCTGAAGCGGTATTCAATATCGAATCTTTGATTACTAAAAAAATATAA
- a CDS encoding glycoside hydrolase family 78 protein, with the protein MKFFKSIIITTFLLVTLVSKGQILPVRLTTEMAENPVAVVVNQPKLSWQLVSKESDASQIAYLILVASSEEKLNNDDGDIWNTGRVNTEKNLHIVYNGKPLKSESKYFWKVKVWNQAGKVSKWSRNASFRTAPLESDLNPVWIGAITKADSHLPEGRTYHTATFNREKKNSLINASDSLARRSIMLRKPFEVEKEVKEAIVYISGLGHYELTINGKKVGNSQFAPLWTDYDKTVNYNVYELSAKDFHKGDNVVGVLLGNGMYNTLAERYTKFFVSFGPPTLFFKMKIKYNDGSEEIVKSDRTWKYSKSPITYNSIFGGEDYNANLEQKGWESKGFKDRDWKKVVIQEAPKGVLRPQTAPPVTIQKQYEVKSAKELKPNFYVFDMGQNLSGFPTIKVKGKRGQTVRVWVAEGLNEEGTIAQGRSGKPYYYDYTLKGDGVEEWTPKFSFYGYQYVQIENINYKEGKNAALPTLIDLKSNFIYNSAGEAGNFACSNAIFNKTHELINNSIKSNFQSVFTDCPQREKLGWLEEIQLNGPGLMFNYNLQTFFPATMQNISDSQRDNSLIPTIVPEYVIFGGDFTDSPEWGVTGVILPWMYYEYYGDASLLEKYFPVMKKYVDYLETKATDHIVYHGLGDWYDYGTHAAGYSKNSPIALSATSHYYYGAYLTAKAAKLLGKTEDFEKYEKLASEIKTAFNATFFNPETKQYGTNSQFSNSVPIFMNIVEPQYKEAVMQNLLADIAAKGDRLTTGDVGNRYLFQTLARNGENETMFRMHNHYDAPGYGFQIKFGLTTLTEQWDPTKGNSWNHFMLGQIEEWFYQSLAGIMSDPEKPGFKHFFIQPEVVGDMTFAKADYQSVYGKIASSWEKKEGKFILNVQIPVNTTATIKLPISKKSEIKINDKRAKASFNEKDKKQILELGSGIYIIECKL; encoded by the coding sequence GTGAAGTTTTTCAAAAGCATAATAATAACCACATTCCTTTTAGTAACTCTAGTTTCTAAAGGACAAATTCTGCCTGTACGCTTAACAACAGAAATGGCAGAAAATCCAGTAGCAGTTGTGGTGAATCAACCAAAATTAAGCTGGCAATTAGTTTCAAAAGAATCAGATGCATCACAAATTGCTTATTTGATTTTAGTAGCTTCTTCAGAAGAAAAACTAAACAATGACGATGGAGACATTTGGAATACTGGCAGAGTGAATACCGAAAAAAACCTGCATATTGTTTATAACGGAAAACCACTAAAAAGCGAAAGCAAATATTTCTGGAAAGTCAAAGTTTGGAATCAAGCAGGAAAAGTTTCAAAATGGAGCAGAAATGCTTCTTTTAGAACCGCTCCGTTAGAGTCAGATTTAAACCCAGTTTGGATTGGTGCAATTACTAAAGCCGATAGTCACTTGCCAGAAGGAAGAACGTATCATACTGCGACTTTCAACCGAGAAAAAAAGAATTCATTAATCAATGCTTCCGATTCTTTGGCACGCAGAAGCATTATGCTTCGCAAACCTTTCGAAGTTGAAAAAGAAGTCAAAGAAGCGATTGTTTATATTTCTGGTTTAGGACACTACGAACTGACAATCAACGGAAAGAAAGTGGGTAACAGTCAATTTGCTCCTCTGTGGACAGATTACGATAAAACAGTTAACTACAATGTTTACGAATTAAGCGCAAAAGATTTTCATAAAGGAGATAACGTAGTTGGCGTTTTGTTAGGAAACGGAATGTACAACACGCTGGCGGAGAGATATACCAAATTCTTTGTGAGTTTTGGTCCGCCGACTTTATTCTTCAAGATGAAAATCAAATACAATGATGGTTCGGAAGAAATTGTAAAGTCAGATAGAACTTGGAAATACAGTAAAAGTCCGATTACGTACAACAGCATTTTTGGAGGAGAAGATTACAATGCCAATTTAGAGCAAAAAGGGTGGGAAAGCAAAGGATTTAAAGATAGAGATTGGAAAAAAGTAGTCATTCAAGAAGCGCCAAAAGGAGTGTTAAGACCGCAGACTGCACCGCCAGTTACAATTCAAAAACAATACGAAGTTAAAAGTGCAAAAGAGCTGAAACCAAATTTCTATGTTTTTGATATGGGACAAAATCTTTCTGGATTTCCAACCATCAAAGTAAAAGGAAAAAGAGGGCAAACTGTTCGTGTTTGGGTTGCGGAAGGATTAAACGAAGAAGGAACAATTGCGCAAGGAAGATCTGGAAAACCTTATTATTACGACTACACTTTAAAAGGAGATGGAGTAGAAGAATGGACACCAAAATTTAGTTTCTACGGTTATCAATATGTTCAAATTGAAAATATTAATTATAAAGAAGGTAAAAATGCAGCCCTTCCAACTTTGATAGATTTAAAATCGAATTTCATTTACAATTCGGCTGGAGAAGCAGGGAATTTTGCATGTTCAAATGCCATTTTCAATAAAACACACGAACTGATAAACAATTCGATAAAAAGCAATTTTCAAAGTGTTTTTACCGATTGTCCGCAACGTGAAAAGTTAGGCTGGCTAGAAGAAATTCAGTTGAACGGTCCAGGTTTAATGTTCAATTATAATTTGCAGACTTTCTTTCCTGCAACCATGCAGAACATTTCAGACTCACAAAGAGACAACAGTTTAATTCCGACGATTGTTCCCGAATATGTGATTTTCGGTGGCGATTTTACCGATTCTCCAGAATGGGGCGTTACAGGCGTTATCCTGCCTTGGATGTATTACGAATATTACGGAGACGCTTCATTATTAGAAAAATATTTTCCCGTAATGAAAAAGTATGTTGATTATCTAGAAACAAAAGCGACAGATCATATCGTTTATCACGGTTTGGGCGATTGGTACGATTACGGAACTCATGCTGCTGGATATTCAAAAAACAGTCCGATTGCGCTTTCAGCAACTTCGCATTATTATTACGGAGCGTATTTGACCGCCAAAGCGGCTAAATTATTAGGCAAAACAGAAGATTTTGAAAAATACGAAAAATTGGCTTCTGAAATAAAAACAGCTTTTAACGCAACATTTTTCAATCCAGAAACCAAACAATACGGAACGAATAGTCAGTTTAGTAACTCGGTTCCAATTTTTATGAATATCGTAGAACCTCAGTACAAAGAAGCGGTTATGCAGAATTTACTGGCAGACATTGCAGCAAAAGGAGATCGTTTGACAACAGGAGATGTTGGAAATCGCTACTTATTTCAAACGCTGGCAAGAAACGGTGAGAACGAAACCATGTTCAGAATGCACAATCATTATGATGCACCGGGTTATGGTTTTCAGATTAAATTTGGCTTGACCACTCTAACCGAACAATGGGATCCAACAAAAGGAAACTCATGGAATCACTTTATGTTAGGGCAAATCGAAGAATGGTTTTATCAAAGTTTAGCCGGAATTATGTCCGATCCAGAAAAACCGGGTTTCAAACATTTCTTTATTCAGCCTGAAGTGGTTGGCGATATGACTTTCGCAAAAGCGGATTATCAATCGGTTTACGGAAAAATTGCTTCTTCTTGGGAGAAAAAAGAGGGCAAGTTTATCCTAAATGTTCAAATTCCAGTGAATACAACAGCTACAATAAAACTGCCTATTTCTAAAAAATCAGAAATAAAAATTAATGATAAAAGAGCTAAGGCAAGTTTTAATGAAAAAGATAAAAAGCAGATTTTAGAATTAGGATCTGGAATTTATATAATAGAATGTAAGTTGTAA
- a CDS encoding acetylxylan esterase has product MKTIKYIIFVSIFALTFANAQSTSDTNFRKPVSETLKKIETIFNVTINDDRGLLKGKELDYADWRIEPGNLALSLTNILAPFELMYFKQPDGTYIIRKYENHKVSVDKGKERLFYLESLYSTKEEWEKRKTELKACMITSFGLEKAPPMPKSKPLLTPKRIYKDYSVENIALEILPGVYATGSIYKPYPLNKKAAVILTPDGHFGDGRYRKDEQYRCAMMAKMGAIVVGYDLFAWGESLLQFPEETHRTSIASTVQVLTGIRFLDYLATVKNADMTRVGVTGGSGGGSHTMFLAAIDDRVKVSAPVVMVSSHFSGGCPCESGRGIHLCGNGTNNAEISAMMAPKPQLIVSDGKDWTLAVPELEFPFIQRTYELYRKKDLVENAHFAKEGHDFGISKRMALYPFMAKYLNLDLNKVKNEKGEIDESTCVIEPKEKLFVFGDKGEKLPKNALKDINKLYEMFGEKNLKVYEVKK; this is encoded by the coding sequence ATGAAAACAATAAAATACATCATCTTCGTTTCCATTTTCGCTTTGACATTTGCCAATGCGCAAAGTACTTCTGATACCAATTTTAGAAAACCGGTATCAGAAACCTTAAAGAAAATTGAGACTATTTTTAATGTCACAATCAACGATGACAGAGGTTTATTAAAAGGAAAAGAGCTGGATTATGCCGATTGGAGAATTGAACCAGGGAATTTAGCGCTTTCGCTGACCAATATTTTGGCTCCATTTGAATTGATGTATTTCAAACAACCCGATGGAACCTATATTATTCGTAAATATGAAAACCATAAAGTTTCTGTCGATAAAGGAAAAGAGCGTTTATTTTACCTAGAAAGCCTTTATTCGACTAAAGAAGAATGGGAAAAACGCAAAACGGAGTTAAAAGCTTGTATGATAACCTCATTTGGATTAGAAAAGGCTCCCCCAATGCCAAAATCTAAACCACTTTTAACTCCAAAAAGAATCTACAAAGACTACAGTGTTGAAAATATTGCTTTGGAAATTTTGCCAGGGGTTTATGCAACGGGATCAATTTATAAACCTTATCCGCTAAATAAAAAAGCGGCTGTTATCTTAACTCCCGACGGGCATTTTGGCGATGGAAGATATAGAAAAGACGAACAGTACAGATGTGCCATGATGGCAAAAATGGGAGCAATTGTTGTGGGTTATGACTTATTTGCTTGGGGAGAATCGCTATTACAGTTCCCTGAAGAAACACACAGAACTAGCATTGCATCGACAGTTCAGGTCTTAACAGGAATTCGTTTCTTAGATTATTTAGCGACCGTTAAAAATGCTGATATGACAAGAGTTGGCGTTACAGGAGGTTCTGGCGGAGGTTCGCACACCATGTTTCTAGCCGCGATTGATGACCGTGTAAAAGTTTCAGCTCCGGTTGTGATGGTCTCGTCTCACTTTTCAGGAGGATGCCCATGTGAAAGCGGACGAGGTATTCACTTATGCGGAAACGGAACAAACAATGCCGAAATATCAGCCATGATGGCTCCAAAACCGCAATTGATTGTTTCGGATGGAAAGGATTGGACATTGGCAGTTCCAGAATTGGAGTTTCCGTTCATTCAAAGAACTTATGAATTGTACCGCAAGAAAGATTTAGTGGAGAATGCTCATTTTGCGAAAGAAGGACATGATTTCGGGATTTCGAAACGTATGGCTTTGTATCCGTTTATGGCGAAATATTTGAATTTAGATTTGAATAAAGTGAAAAACGAAAAAGGCGAAATCGACGAGTCGACTTGTGTGATTGAACCAAAAGAAAAGTTGTTTGTTTTTGGAGATAAAGGAGAAAAACTACCCAAAAATGCGCTAAAAGACATCAACAAATTATATGAAATGTTCGGAGAAAAAAATCTGAAAGTTTACGAGGTTAAGAAATGA